One window of the Colletotrichum destructivum chromosome 6, complete sequence genome contains the following:
- a CDS encoding Putative sprT-like, zinc ribbon domain, High mobility group box domain superfamily, translating to MAGYVDFASSSEEEFPDLDVVLLRSKQIRRATKAPSQDTTSRNDDDVSPSRQLEEEAVRWNVSTRKSCGPKQPGGSGTAPSTVIRRRKLGAKTDNALLKPLGASGSNEGRNLFDLPAKTRKSPEMSLRELRVRSRGATPTDLSSREVDDESGDNTDEQTEITEADISEFFGDSQSEFDEDENPTLPGREKPTSQNRPQLEAAPTLKAPSRFLNPSLGTDLPKHDPLKDVKARQQDSAKTRAAELCLGSDFGGPKYVVDLTDGVTDALSRLDIANTESRKHSTESKDDVSPIEPPSTPPRQSTRPSLSPKKFPGIPKTPHRPSMDLFWSQEFVNEWNEEHSPKKLILPSAQKSPAKSPAKARAGRTESAKQRENKKAFEQRKHELARDFLRELDDTITQGRLHALAESTGGITINWSAKLNTTAGRANWRREKVRSKLPDGTEKYVTDRHHASIELAEKVIDDEHRLLNVVAHEFCHLANFMINGITGNPHGKEFKAWAVKCSQRFGDRGIDVTTKHTYQIDYKYVWECTECGLEYKRHSKSINPERHRCGSCKALLKQTKPIPRATGKPSEYQQFFKEQMKLVKQEHPKSQQKEVMKIIGERWAKRGGSNRATPDSENQLAPTSETSITKLDSCLVDLTL from the exons ATGGCCGGATACGTCGATTTTGCCTCATCAAGCGAAGAGGAGTTTCCCGATCTGGATGTTGTCCTCCTGAGAAGTAAACAAATTCGCCGGGCCACCAAAGCACCATCACAAGATACGACAAGCAGAAACGATGACGATGTCTCCCCGTCGAGACAGCTCGAAGAGGAGGCTGTTCGCTGGAACGTGTCGACGCGGAAGTCTTGCGGGCCTAAACAACCGGGGGGTTCCGGCACTGCGCCATCGACCGTAATACGGCGCCGCAAGCTCGGTGCAAAGACTGATAACGCCTTACTGAAACCGCTTGGGGCCTCTGGGAGTAACGAAGGACGGAACCTATTCGATTTACCGGCCAAGACCAGGAAATCTCCGGAGATGAGCCTTCGCGAGTTGCGCGTGAGGAGTCGAGGTGCGACACCTACGGACCTCTCGTCGCGGGAGGTGGATGACGAATCCGGGGACAACACCGACGAGCAGACGGAGATTACTGAGGCTGATATCTCTGAGTTCTTTGGGGATTCACAGTCGGAAtttgacgaggacgagaaccCAACTCTCCCAGGGCGTGAGAAGCCGACGTCGCAAAACCGTCCTCAATTGGAAGCAGCACCGACGCTGAAAGCCCCCTCGAGGTTCCTAAACCCATCCCTAGGCACTGACCTGCCGAAACATGATCCGTTGAAAGATGTAAAGGCCCGGCAACAAGATTCTGCGAAAACGCGAGCCGCCGAACTGTGTCTTGGCTCGGATTTCGGAGGGCCAAAATATGTCGTTGATTTGACCGACGGTGTGACCGACGCTCTTAGTCGGCTAGACAT CGCGAACACAGAATCCAGGAAACACAGCACAGAGTCCAAAGACGATGTGTCACCAATCgagccgccgtcgacaccgCCCAGGCAATCTACCAGGCCGTCGTTGTCTCCCAAGAAGTTCCCCGGCATCCCAAAGACACCGCACAGGCCGAGTATGGATTTGTTTTGGAGCCAAGAGTTTGTGAACGAATGGAATGAGGAACACTCCCCGAAGAAGTTgatcttgccctcggcgcaGAAAAGCCCTGCAAAAAGCCCGGCTAAAGCTAGAGCAGGCCGAACAGAAAGTGCTAAACAAAGGGAAAACAAGAAGGCGTTCGAGCAGAGAAAACATGAACTGGCCCGGGACTTCCTACGAGAACTTGATGACACCATCACACAGGGCAGGCTTCATGCTTTGGCCGAGTCTACAGGAGGCATCACAATCAACTGGTCGGCCAAGCTCAACACCACGGCGGGCAGGGCCAATTGGAGACGTGAGAAAGTACGCAGCAAACTGCCCGACGGAACCGAAAAGTACGTCACAGACCGGCATCATGCCTCCATAGAGCTCGCAGAAAAGGTTATCGATGACGAGCACCGCCTACTCAACGTCGTTGCTCATGAGTTCTGCCACCTGGCCAACTTCATGATCAACGGCATCACGGGTAATCCGCACGGCAAGGAGTTCAAGGCCTGGGCGGTCAAGTGCTCGCAGCGGTTTGGCGACCGCGGCATCGACGTGACGACCAAACATACTTATCAGATCGACTATAAGTACGTCTGGGAGTGCACCGAGTGCGGGCTCGAGTACAAGCGCCACTCCAAGAGCATCAACCCAGAGCGCCATCGCTGCGGCTCCTGCAAGGCTCTGCTGAAGCAGACGAAGCCTATACCCAGGGCGACAGGCAAGCCGTCCGAGTACCAGCAGTTTTTCAAGGAACAGATGAAGCTTGTCAAGCAGGAACACCCAAAGAGCCAGCAGAAAGAGGTGATGAAAATTATTGGAGAGAGATGGGCGAAGCGGGGTGGGAGCAACCGAGCAACCCCTGATTCAGAAAACCAGTTGGCACCAACTTCGGAAACGAGTATAACCAAGCTTGACTCTTGTCTTGTCGATTTAACGTTGTAA
- a CDS encoding Putative ran-interacting Mog1 protein: protein MTRYKSTPLYGGALVSDLPEKFADVSKLREVPDNQEVWIDSDGFTSIIFDITERVGPAGSSPEIDGRAMTTHLEELVGEDIDTVKVWNTTETSFSRLSPDVPAYTLIATQTPHAQSGSKSGSSAPDFTAIILTLLRLEKESTDILVTINVPHIKGEYDEADVDLELGKQGKLIGDAVEYAARIWETFKVKDWTLFQEV, encoded by the exons ATGACCCGATACAAGAGCACTCCCCTCTACGGTGGCGCTCTGGTCTCTGACCTGCCTGAAAAGTTCGCAGACGTCAG CAAACTTCGTGAGGTCCCCGACAACCAGGAGGTTTGGATCGACTCGGACGGCTTCACGAGCATCATCTTTGACATCACGGAGCGCGTCGGCCCAGCAGGGAGCAGCCCCGAGATTGACGGACGCGCCATGACGACCCatctcgaggagctcgtcggcgaagaTATCGACACCGTCAAGGTGTGGAACACGACCGAGACATCGTTCTCAAGGCTCAG CCCCGACGTTCCCGCTTACACCCTTATCGCGACCCAGACCCCCCATGCCCAGTCCGGCTCCAAGTCCGGTTCGTCGGCCCCCGACTTCACGGCCATCATCCTGACATTGCTCCGCCTCGAGAAGGAGTCAACCGACATCCTCGTTACCATCAACGTGCCGCATATCAAGGGCGAGTACGatgaggccgacgtcgacctcgagcttggCAAGCAGGGCAAACTCATTGGTGATGCCGTTGAGTACGCTGCTCGCATTTGGGAGACCTTCAAGGTCAAGGACTGGACGCTGTTCCAAGAGGTTTAA
- a CDS encoding Putative histidine triad (HIT) protein, which yields MTSSLASCIFCKIIKGDIPCFKLFESDKTLAFLDINPLSRGHALVIPKHHGAKLSDIPDEHLGEILPVVKKLVAATGATDYNILQNNGRIAHQVVDHVHFHMIPKPNETEGLGVGWPQQQTDMDKLKALFEDIKSKM from the exons ATGACTTCCAGTTTGGCTTCGTGCATCTTTTGCAAGATCATCAAGG GTGATATTCCTTGCTTCAAGCTCTTTGAGAGCGATAAGACACTGGCTTTTCTCGATATCAACCCCCTCAGCCGTGGTCATGCT CTGGTCATCCCCAAGCACCACGGCGCCAAGCTATCTGATATTCCCGACGAGCACCTCGGCGAAATTCTC CCTGTTGTGAAGAAGCTCGTTGCCGCGACTGGCGCTACGGATTACAACATCCTCCAGAACAATGGCCGCATCGCTCACCAAGTCGTTGACCAC GTTCACTTTCACATG ATCCCAAAGCCCAATGAGACAGAGGGTCTGGGCGTCGGCTGGCCCCAGCAGCAGACTGACATGGATAAGCTTAAGGCC